Proteins found in one Crassostrea angulata isolate pt1a10 chromosome 3, ASM2561291v2, whole genome shotgun sequence genomic segment:
- the LOC128175032 gene encoding uncharacterized protein LOC128175032 — protein MKQRFERKGIKIPVFAKNGALLFLGFCAWHYLGVTYYNAVSAKGQAELRREGVPESEIDKLSGYRKVMYSNSSGGEVKKIHFRTVFGGEVMDKTQQNKGEEL, from the exons ATGAAACAACGATTTGAAAGGAAGGGAATTAAAATACCCGTATTTGCCAAGAACGGAGCGCTTTTATTTCTTGGTTTTTGTGCGTGGCACTATCTTGGAGTGACATATTACAACGCAGTGAGTGCTAAGGGTCAGGCTGAACTACGGCGAGAGGGTGTCCCTGAGAGCGAAATTGACAAAC TGAGTGGATACAGAAAAGTTATGTACTCTAATTCAAGTGGTGGAGAGGTGAAGAAAATTCACTTTAGGACAGTGTTTGGAGGTGAAGTAATGgacaaaacacaacaaaataag GGTGAGGAATTGTAG